A single region of the Bartonella harrusi genome encodes:
- the ptsP gene encoding phosphoenolpyruvate--protein phosphotransferase translates to MNTDFNEDAILSVKSVQLAAAFDHKDDVIRAAVELLVQVGAVDKRYLASMLQHEVIMNTWLGNGIAIPHGMVENSHLIMRDAVAVIQIPAGVEWRKGKKAHLVIAIAACPDRYREICRQLTLLLFDKERLEALSTTTDKQQIVTTLFGQDIKMGKTFIGDLSVCQEWTLDYPSGLHARPASLWADFAKKAQSSIRVRHGQYAVEMKNLVGLLQLGAKNGDVLIFSTDAVEGAQLLNDAISVAKKVSISEKCMMREIESQSKIFHSWYPCSGQKGISGVGASSGLALGKIFVVRQNNISITDQPVDFAIGTACLENALTKTKHKMASVITDITTRMGADSAAIFSAQMVLLEDENLIAQAFRFIAEGHGVAWSWDRAVRQFADMFSKVDNALLAARAMNLIDVGRRVLGEINPSYRTFYLNDIPRGIILVTDDLSPSDVAQLDCTKVQGLATVWGGPLSHTAILARTLGLPMIVAMGADVLSLECDVQAIIDGDNGFIYLNPVPEDVEDVQRQMSIVTQKRDSEKRVWRLPVQTTDGQRIRIMANVNYAHQVPFALDLGAEGVGLMRTEFLFLESPHIPSEEAQFDVYRAMIAAVGDKPLIIRALDIGGDKQVTHLHLSKEDNPFLGVRGTRLLLRRRDLLVPQLRALYRAAKEGGDLWILFPMVMSVSEIFAMKKIMEEIRNDIGAPKLKLGIMIEVPAAAIMADILSAHVDFFSIGTNDLTQYTMAVDRQNPYLVSEADSLDPAVLRMIHYTIQGAEKNNCWVSVCGGMAGDPFAAMILTGLGINELSMISSDIFSVKSCLQTHSFADMKILAKKALQCETVHAVRALSNDIETLR, encoded by the coding sequence ATGAATACAGATTTTAACGAGGATGCAATCTTGTCTGTAAAATCTGTACAACTGGCTGCTGCTTTTGATCATAAAGATGATGTCATTCGTGCTGCTGTTGAATTGCTTGTACAGGTTGGTGCAGTTGATAAACGGTATCTGGCAAGTATGCTTCAACATGAGGTCATCATGAATACTTGGCTTGGAAATGGTATAGCAATTCCCCATGGAATGGTTGAAAATAGTCATTTGATTATGAGAGATGCTGTTGCGGTTATACAGATTCCGGCTGGTGTTGAGTGGAGGAAGGGAAAGAAGGCGCATTTGGTTATTGCCATTGCTGCTTGTCCAGATCGATATAGAGAGATTTGCAGACAATTAACGCTTCTTTTATTTGATAAGGAACGGCTTGAAGCACTTTCAACAACGACAGATAAACAACAGATTGTTACAACTCTATTTGGTCAGGATATAAAGATGGGGAAGACTTTTATTGGTGATCTTTCAGTTTGCCAAGAATGGACTTTAGATTATCCAAGTGGTCTTCATGCTCGACCAGCTTCTCTTTGGGCTGATTTTGCAAAAAAAGCTCAGAGCTCTATTAGAGTCCGCCATGGCCAGTATGCTGTTGAAATGAAAAATTTAGTTGGTTTATTGCAGTTAGGAGCAAAAAACGGTGATGTTCTGATTTTTTCGACGGATGCTGTGGAGGGGGCGCAACTTCTTAACGATGCAATTTCTGTTGCGAAAAAAGTAAGCATAAGTGAAAAGTGTATGATGAGAGAAATAGAATCTCAATCTAAGATTTTTCATAGTTGGTATCCATGTTCTGGTCAAAAAGGTATTTCTGGTGTTGGGGCAAGTTCAGGATTAGCGCTTGGTAAGATTTTTGTTGTAAGGCAAAATAATATTTCCATAACAGATCAGCCAGTTGATTTTGCAATTGGAACTGCGTGTCTTGAAAATGCTCTTACAAAAACAAAACATAAAATGGCATCAGTTATTACTGATATTACAACGCGTATGGGAGCAGATTCTGCCGCGATTTTTTCTGCACAAATGGTTTTGCTTGAAGATGAAAACCTGATAGCGCAAGCTTTTCGTTTCATCGCAGAAGGTCATGGTGTTGCTTGGTCTTGGGATAGAGCGGTTCGACAGTTTGCAGATATGTTTTCTAAGGTAGATAACGCTTTATTAGCGGCGCGTGCTATGAATTTAATTGACGTTGGCCGTCGTGTTCTAGGCGAAATTAACCCATCATATAGAACATTTTATTTAAATGATATTCCACGTGGTATTATCCTTGTTACAGATGATCTGTCTCCTTCTGATGTCGCTCAGCTTGATTGTACAAAAGTGCAAGGGTTAGCAACGGTATGGGGAGGTCCTCTGTCTCATACAGCTATTTTAGCGCGCACTCTTGGTCTTCCAATGATTGTTGCTATGGGTGCTGATGTTTTATCACTTGAATGTGATGTTCAGGCTATTATTGATGGTGATAACGGGTTCATTTACCTTAACCCTGTTCCTGAAGATGTTGAAGATGTTCAAAGGCAAATGAGCATTGTTACGCAAAAGCGTGATAGTGAGAAACGCGTATGGAGATTACCAGTGCAAACGACAGATGGCCAAAGGATTCGTATCATGGCTAATGTCAATTATGCACATCAGGTTCCCTTTGCCTTGGATTTAGGAGCAGAAGGTGTTGGCCTTATGCGTACAGAATTTTTGTTTTTAGAGAGTCCACATATTCCAAGTGAAGAAGCACAATTTGATGTGTATAGAGCAATGATTGCAGCGGTAGGAGATAAGCCGTTGATTATCCGTGCGCTTGATATCGGTGGGGATAAACAGGTTACGCATTTGCATTTATCGAAAGAGGACAATCCTTTTTTAGGTGTTCGGGGAACGCGACTTTTATTACGTCGACGTGATCTTTTGGTTCCTCAGTTACGTGCTTTGTATCGAGCAGCAAAAGAGGGTGGAGATTTATGGATTTTGTTTCCGATGGTTATGTCTGTTTCAGAGATTTTTGCGATGAAAAAGATTATGGAAGAAATTCGCAATGATATTGGTGCACCAAAATTAAAGCTTGGTATTATGATAGAGGTTCCGGCAGCAGCCATTATGGCAGATATTTTGAGCGCTCACGTTGATTTTTTCTCAATTGGAACGAACGACTTAACGCAGTATACAATGGCGGTTGATCGACAAAATCCTTATCTTGTATCTGAAGCTGATAGTCTTGATCCAGCAGTTTTACGCATGATACATTACACTATTCAGGGTGCAGAAAAAAACAATTGCTGGGTTAGTGTTTGTGGCGGTATGGCTGGAGATCCTTTTGCCGCGATGATTTTAACGGGATTGGGAATTAATGAACTTTCTATGATATCCAGTGATATTTTTTCAGTAAAATCGTGTTTGCAAACCCATAGTTTTGCAGACATGAAGATTTTAGCAAAAAAGGCATTACAGTGTGAAACTGTACACGCTGTACGTGCCCTTAGTAATGATATAGAAACTTTAAGGTGA
- a CDS encoding MFS transporter, whose translation MRKIQIIISNFGRGLLIVGWVILWQFGIKIELIFLSALLGVLISFYMPSVVPLIQSVVPKEQLLNANATIDMVYELGTIFGMGLSGFILTYTGIKGTLLIGGILFIIAGLFNFAMKVPKIQRSNSSNQQNWWKNYTSSLHYFKQNPVLFMPYISQMIILTLLMTIPVILIPYTQEILNADSSIFAIFETLYSLGVFTGAFLSPLLCKVLSIRKTLALLLAFMAIGLIILSVNTHTFIVFPVYFIIGFGLASWALSVSLSQLHCDPEYQGRLQASFNGISGCFILGIYLFMARDTAGFSSQFIYFLQSIIAVAGMFIVLFYKNEKK comes from the coding sequence GTGCGTAAAATACAAATTATTATTTCAAATTTTGGCAGAGGGTTACTCATCGTGGGTTGGGTGATACTTTGGCAATTTGGCATAAAAATTGAGTTGATATTCTTATCTGCTCTTTTGGGTGTTTTGATTTCTTTTTATATGCCATCAGTAGTGCCCTTGATTCAAAGTGTTGTTCCGAAAGAACAACTGCTCAATGCAAATGCAACCATTGATATGGTTTATGAACTTGGCACTATCTTTGGTATGGGATTAAGTGGATTTATACTGACCTATACAGGAATAAAAGGAACTCTTCTGATAGGTGGCATATTATTTATTATTGCTGGTTTGTTTAATTTTGCCATGAAGGTCCCAAAAATCCAAAGATCTAACAGTTCAAATCAGCAAAATTGGTGGAAAAATTATACATCATCACTGCATTATTTTAAGCAGAATCCAGTTCTTTTTATGCCATATATAAGCCAGATGATCATTTTGACTCTTTTAATGACTATCCCTGTTATTCTGATTCCTTATACACAAGAAATTTTGAATGCGGATAGCAGTATCTTTGCAATATTTGAAACGCTTTATTCATTAGGCGTTTTTACTGGGGCGTTTCTTTCTCCACTTTTATGTAAAGTTCTATCAATAAGAAAAACACTAGCACTTTTATTAGCTTTTATGGCGATCGGTCTTATCATATTGTCTGTTAATACGCATACTTTTATTGTTTTCCCTGTTTATTTCATAATCGGATTTGGGCTTGCGAGTTGGGCTCTTTCAGTTTCTTTGTCACAACTCCACTGTGATCCTGAATATCAGGGAAGATTGCAGGCAAGTTTTAATGGTATCTCTGGATGTTTTATTCTTGGAATCTATCTATTTATGGCAAGAGATACCGCAGGCTTTTCATCTCAGTTCATATACTTTCTTCAAAGTATCATTGCGGTTGCTGGAATGTTCATTGTTCTGTTTTACAAAAATGAGAAAAAATAA
- the rimL gene encoding 50S ribosomal protein L7/L12-serine acetyltransferase produces MTTQKIISKHIIQSAKEIINRPEHRDIPFFLFDADNALVQMEKIILASKKYFASASIVISLQSCSLGIFCRLLAEKRLNVEVCSADEWKIASAVGFPDDHIILDDSFKTTEDMALALEKNAPIHVESVNAFHKLMTLAARKGKCYGVSIKLSHSYREDKSPCFGITKEEYIRDILPLLSKSEHLDLKVFQIRIGSNLEHSAISLNPLRDWLSFLVEYMPLSGYLYINNDLLSDCVTSAPEHEVCNTESMFCNIHDVLKSYDPDLLKKWKLIFKSRCSLSEKNSYVVGKTIGYKRHEGVQVIQTNLNINQIPSLHNLPPSLTLLDDLNKNPSDNEQILTRFSCCENNYLCLEKNHGLKEGQHFLIKGCRSYDMQTANEWLCKRLPIYVWLKGNVLTARMPSSALSALSKDLLHKEENLYVDDNIRLTTPSRKFAPALYESIHCNREYFSQFMAWPRFVNHENDTANFLDSCFLAHQKDEGKTYVILFKENPVGLLSFNNIDHENKTGYIGYWLDRKAQGNGIITRAIKALVKHYSSHHLLKRFVIKCATANQKSNAVAKRCGFELEGTLKQAEYLNSVFHDQNIYSWISSDN; encoded by the coding sequence ATGACGACACAAAAAATAATTTCAAAACATATCATTCAATCTGCAAAAGAAATTATCAATCGTCCAGAGCACCGTGATATTCCTTTTTTTCTTTTTGATGCCGACAATGCTTTAGTGCAAATGGAAAAAATCATCTTAGCCAGTAAAAAATACTTTGCGAGTGCTAGCATTGTTATCTCTCTGCAATCCTGTTCACTTGGAATTTTTTGCCGATTGTTGGCAGAAAAAAGATTGAACGTTGAAGTTTGCTCTGCTGATGAATGGAAAATCGCCTCAGCGGTAGGGTTTCCCGATGATCACATTATTTTAGATGACTCCTTCAAAACGACTGAAGATATGGCTCTTGCATTGGAAAAAAACGCACCCATTCATGTAGAGAGCGTCAACGCGTTTCACAAACTTATGACCTTGGCTGCACGAAAGGGTAAATGCTATGGTGTTAGTATTAAACTCTCTCATTCTTACCGAGAGGATAAAAGCCCTTGTTTTGGGATCACAAAAGAAGAATATATCAGAGATATTTTGCCTTTGTTATCCAAATCTGAGCATCTTGATCTGAAAGTATTTCAAATTCGCATTGGCTCCAACTTGGAACATTCTGCAATAAGCTTGAATCCTCTGAGGGATTGGCTTTCCTTTCTTGTCGAATATATGCCACTATCAGGATATCTCTATATAAATAACGATTTGCTTTCTGATTGTGTTACATCTGCTCCAGAACATGAAGTCTGCAATACAGAATCTATGTTCTGTAATATTCATGATGTACTGAAGAGTTATGATCCAGATCTGCTTAAAAAATGGAAGTTGATTTTTAAATCAAGGTGCTCCTTGAGCGAAAAAAATAGTTATGTCGTGGGAAAAACCATTGGCTATAAGCGCCATGAAGGTGTTCAAGTCATACAGACTAATCTCAACATCAACCAGATCCCTTCACTACATAATCTGCCTCCTTCTCTCACATTGTTGGATGATTTGAATAAAAATCCAAGTGATAATGAACAAATTCTGACCAGATTTAGCTGTTGTGAAAATAACTATCTGTGTTTAGAAAAAAATCATGGTTTAAAAGAAGGTCAGCATTTTTTAATAAAGGGATGTCGTTCTTATGATATGCAAACTGCTAACGAATGGTTATGCAAAAGACTGCCAATCTACGTCTGGTTAAAAGGAAATGTACTCACAGCGAGAATGCCTTCCTCCGCTTTATCCGCTCTTTCCAAAGATTTACTGCACAAAGAAGAAAATCTTTATGTCGATGATAATATCCGGCTTACAACACCATCAAGAAAATTTGCTCCTGCTCTCTATGAAAGCATTCATTGCAACAGAGAATACTTCAGCCAATTTATGGCATGGCCACGTTTTGTTAACCATGAAAATGATACAGCCAATTTTCTTGACTCCTGTTTTCTGGCACATCAAAAGGACGAAGGAAAAACTTATGTTATTTTGTTTAAGGAAAATCCTGTAGGTTTACTTTCTTTCAATAACATCGATCATGAAAATAAAACCGGATATATTGGATACTGGCTTGATAGAAAAGCGCAAGGTAATGGTATTATTACACGAGCGATAAAAGCTCTTGTGAAGCATTACTCTTCACATCATCTTCTCAAACGATTTGTCATCAAATGTGCTACGGCTAACCAGAAGAGTAATGCTGTTGCCAAGCGTTGCGGCTTCGAACTCGAAGGCACACTTAAACAAGCCGAATATTTAAATAGTGTTTTTCATGATCAGAATATTTATAGCTGGATTTCGTCTGATAACTAA
- a CDS encoding Vomp family autotransporter: protein MKKYSTPNLVKAVSLGTAIAALLSSVSPVFAAGVSTTGAVVRNSSGADVPYPYGSHGSIVFAGDDDYCGVDNVKDRGGTQQASVTTRITAKEQYKRFVENKAFGGRNPYGITSQKVTWISEGLTTNNGAYMGIQTGGVANAMPEAYGIHSFATGCGSAAMGNYSTAFGAGATTRAGGAQAYGVSALANGRASIAMGIGSEAWDISAVAVGGLANANGKKSIALGAEAIAQKDYAVALGAETLAWGDGSIAIGSKAQSTKEGPGAPNKNGARAYAKNAIAIGAQSYVQNDANNAVAVGQNAQVLVLDGVALGRGALVVSAANAAVAIGAGSRVKVSDGVALGAASIAGTVASVAGYDPKTGQNKQDGDYIWESTKGAISVGDTTNNITRQITGISAGTQDTDAVNVAQLKSLKELAEEGWKLSVDGGDASPIGLGDTVNFVSVEKTDNSGATTKNIKIVKSDQNDVKFDLADNLKVTSVTTGRSVLSDDGFIFTNGARITVDGIDAGNQKITGVATGEQNNDAVNFAQLKEVKGLISAAGGWKLSVNSGNATDVNPGSVVDFVGINAEDGNDESKNIKITKGENNTVEFALNDIIRVKRVIAGKANVSDNGFVITDGPNMTTGGINAGNKQIKGVAEGTLDEDAVNLAQLKEVKGLISQAGSWKLSVEEEDATDVKAGSTVNFSAVTGEDNHKNIKVQKDDENNVKFDLADNLKVTSVTAGRSVLSDDGFIFTNGAKITVDGIDAGNQKITGVATGEQNNDAVNYAQLKELGKTITDNSLVKQEEGNSLITIGKATGGTEVSVVNNENEDRIISGVKDAVNDNEAVNKKQLDIHIADINSVINNIKIKNAFAVLYDKNSDGNVNYNSVTLGGEKNKEPVALHNVRDGTISEDSHDAINGSQINKISQDVASYFGGGTTFRDGEFVGPQYNLSFVSADGTVQQKIFKDVGSALTGLDANVKNVNSRLTYVSNDFTQKIGDLSKDALLWSEKEQAFVALHGANGEKANSKLTFLEDGEIDVNSTDAINGSQLFKVAQNISKYFGGDADVLKEKAPTYIINGKEHHDVGSAFSEVDASITNISNQINNVTGNILVKQENDSEGIITVGKATGGSEINIANQSGEDRTISGVKDGKISRTSTEAINGSQLFTINENVNTVTNNLNTVAQNTSKYFGGGADVLEGIEPSFVIGKETYKNVGDAFTGVNISIKNIDDKIIEMKENNLVQQERGNTGIITIGAKTAGTEINIAGVGGLGRKISGVQKAENGDEAVNKDQLDESIEKISKDIETASAAAVLYDKSEDGVVNYNSVTLGGDKTTAPVALHNVQAGTIAKNSYDAINGSQINKISEDVAAIFGGDAEFSDGILFGPHYHLLKISEDGTSETLDAYDVGSALSGLNNNVKNVNNRLTNVTNEFNQKIDGISKDALLWSEDEQAFVALHKKDGEKTKSKLKFLLDGDIAEDSTDAITGNQLYLMSNQLAAYFGGGAKYENGTWTAPSFKISQIDADGAVKEQTHHNVADALGDLNGGMVNINNRIDEIKDKVTSDVIHWNKDENAYDASHDGQPGKIINVADGKIAQGSKDAVNGGQLWETNERIDGVEKHMNHIENRVDNISTTVTNIGETVNNIDNKVDHIDNKVNDLVDGVVLYDRDENGKKNNKVTLVGGNESEPVTIDNVADGRIEKGSKEAINGGQLHDYTKEQMKIILDQSKNYTDQRVNNIVIDAIDDAVERANNYTNMKFEALNYSIENVRKEARQAAAIGLAVSNLRYNDTPGKLSVAFGSGLWRSQSAFAFGAGYTSEKGNIRSNLSVTSSGGHWGIGAGFNMTLN from the coding sequence ATGAAAAAATATTCAACACCAAATTTGGTTAAAGCTGTTTCTTTAGGAACAGCAATAGCGGCATTGTTATCTAGTGTTTCTCCTGTTTTTGCTGCGGGTGTTTCCACGACAGGAGCCGTTGTTAGAAATTCAAGTGGGGCAGATGTTCCTTACCCATATGGTAGTCATGGCAGTATTGTCTTTGCCGGTGATGATGATTATTGTGGTGTGGATAATGTTAAAGATCGTGGTGGTACACAGCAGGCGTCAGTTACCACTCGAATAACTGCAAAAGAGCAATATAAGAGGTTTGTTGAAAATAAAGCGTTTGGGGGGCGTAATCCTTATGGCATAACATCTCAGAAAGTTACTTGGATTTCTGAAGGTTTGACGACTAACAACGGCGCTTATATGGGGATACAGACTGGTGGTGTTGCAAATGCCATGCCTGAGGCTTATGGTATTCATTCTTTTGCTACGGGTTGTGGTTCTGCTGCAATGGGTAATTATTCAACAGCTTTTGGTGCAGGGGCGACTACAAGAGCTGGAGGGGCGCAAGCTTATGGTGTTTCTGCACTTGCAAATGGGCGAGCAAGTATTGCTATGGGTATAGGCTCTGAAGCATGGGACATATCTGCAGTTGCTGTTGGTGGGCTTGCCAATGCAAATGGTAAAAAGAGTATTGCTTTAGGTGCTGAAGCAATAGCACAGAAAGATTATGCGGTTGCTTTAGGTGCAGAGACTTTAGCTTGGGGTGATGGTTCTATAGCAATAGGGAGTAAGGCGCAAAGTACTAAAGAAGGTCCAGGTGCTCCAAATAAAAATGGAGCAAGAGCGTATGCTAAAAATGCAATTGCTATAGGAGCTCAATCTTATGTTCAAAACGATGCTAACAATGCAGTTGCTGTTGGTCAAAATGCACAAGTACTGGTATTAGATGGTGTTGCTTTAGGTAGAGGAGCTCTCGTTGTGTCAGCTGCTAATGCCGCAGTTGCTATTGGTGCGGGTTCGCGGGTAAAGGTTAGTGATGGTGTTGCTTTGGGTGCTGCATCTATTGCTGGTACTGTAGCGAGTGTTGCTGGGTATGATCCTAAAACTGGTCAGAATAAACAAGATGGCGACTATATATGGGAAAGTACAAAAGGAGCTATTAGCGTTGGTGATACTACGAATAATATAACACGCCAGATTACAGGTATTTCTGCTGGAACTCAAGATACTGATGCAGTGAATGTTGCACAGCTAAAGTCTTTGAAAGAATTGGCGGAAGAAGGTTGGAAGCTTTCTGTTGATGGCGGAGATGCTTCTCCTATTGGTTTAGGAGATACAGTTAATTTTGTTTCTGTTGAAAAAACAGATAATTCTGGTGCAACAACAAAAAACATCAAGATTGTAAAAAGTGATCAGAATGATGTAAAATTCGATCTGGCTGATAATCTTAAAGTGACGAGTGTTACTACAGGAAGAAGCGTTTTGAGTGATGATGGTTTTATATTCACTAATGGGGCAAGAATAACTGTAGACGGTATTGATGCTGGTAATCAAAAGATTACAGGAGTAGCGACTGGTGAGCAAAATAACGATGCAGTCAACTTTGCGCAGTTAAAAGAGGTAAAAGGCTTAATATCAGCAGCAGGAGGTTGGAAGCTTTCTGTTAATAGCGGTAATGCCACAGATGTTAATCCTGGTAGTGTTGTAGATTTTGTAGGTATTAATGCAGAGGATGGTAATGATGAAAGTAAAAATATAAAAATTACCAAAGGCGAGAACAACACTGTGGAATTTGCTTTGAATGATATTATTAGAGTTAAACGTGTCATAGCAGGTAAAGCGAATGTAAGTGATAATGGTTTTGTGATTACTGATGGTCCTAATATGACGACTGGTGGTATTAATGCTGGCAATAAACAAATTAAGGGAGTGGCAGAGGGTACTTTAGATGAAGACGCAGTCAACCTTGCACAGTTAAAAGAGGTAAAAGGATTAATATCACAAGCAGGAAGTTGGAAGCTGTCTGTTGAGGAGGAGGATGCTACAGATGTTAAAGCAGGTAGTACTGTTAATTTTTCTGCAGTTACAGGGGAAGATAACCATAAGAACATTAAAGTTCAGAAAGATGATGAAAATAATGTAAAATTTGATTTAGCTGATAATCTTAAAGTAACGAGTGTTACTGCAGGAAGGAGCGTTTTGAGTGATGATGGTTTTATATTCACTAATGGGGCAAAAATAACTGTAGACGGTATTGATGCTGGTAATCAAAAGATTACAGGAGTAGCGACTGGTGAGCAAAATAACGATGCAGTCAATTATGCACAATTGAAGGAGTTAGGGAAAACGATAACAGATAATAGTCTTGTTAAGCAGGAAGAAGGGAATTCTCTTATCACTATTGGTAAGGCAACAGGTGGAACTGAGGTCAGTGTTGTCAATAATGAAAATGAAGATCGGATAATTTCTGGTGTAAAAGATGCTGTAAATGATAATGAAGCTGTCAATAAAAAGCAACTTGATATCCACATTGCAGATATTAACAGTGTTATTAACAATATTAAGATAAAGAACGCTTTTGCTGTTCTTTATGATAAAAATTCAGATGGTAACGTTAATTATAACAGTGTGACTTTGGGTGGTGAAAAGAATAAAGAGCCAGTTGCACTTCATAATGTTAGAGATGGTACAATTTCTGAGGATTCGCACGATGCCATCAATGGCAGCCAAATTAATAAGATATCACAAGATGTCGCAAGCTATTTTGGTGGTGGTACTACATTTAGAGATGGTGAGTTTGTAGGGCCACAATATAATTTATCTTTTGTTTCTGCAGATGGTACAGTTCAACAAAAAATTTTTAAAGATGTTGGCTCAGCTTTGACAGGGCTTGATGCAAACGTAAAGAATGTAAATAGCCGCCTAACATATGTATCCAATGATTTTACTCAGAAAATTGGTGATCTCTCTAAAGATGCCTTATTGTGGAGTGAAAAGGAACAAGCATTTGTTGCACTTCATGGAGCAAATGGAGAGAAGGCAAACAGCAAGCTCACCTTTCTTGAGGATGGAGAAATTGATGTTAATTCAACTGATGCCATAAATGGTTCCCAGCTTTTCAAGGTTGCTCAAAATATATCGAAATATTTTGGCGGTGATGCGGATGTGTTAAAAGAGAAAGCACCAACTTATATAATCAATGGAAAAGAACATCATGACGTTGGTTCTGCTTTTAGTGAAGTTGATGCTTCTATTACGAATATTTCTAATCAGATTAATAATGTAACGGGTAATATTCTTGTTAAGCAGGAGAATGATTCTGAAGGTATTATTACTGTCGGTAAAGCAACAGGTGGTTCTGAAATTAATATTGCAAACCAATCAGGTGAAGACAGGACAATTTCTGGTGTGAAGGACGGGAAAATCTCTAGAACATCAACTGAAGCTATAAATGGTTCCCAGCTCTTTACTATTAATGAAAATGTTAACACTGTTACCAATAATTTGAATACAGTTGCTCAAAATACATCGAAATATTTTGGTGGTGGTGCAGATGTACTTGAAGGTATAGAGCCAAGCTTTGTTATTGGTAAAGAAACGTACAAGAATGTTGGTGATGCTTTCACTGGTGTCAATATTTCTATTAAAAATATTGATGATAAGATTATTGAAATGAAAGAAAATAATCTTGTGCAGCAAGAGAGAGGGAACACAGGCATTATCACCATTGGTGCGAAAACGGCTGGTACTGAAATCAATATTGCGGGTGTTGGTGGTTTAGGACGCAAGATTTCTGGTGTGCAAAAAGCAGAGAATGGTGATGAAGCTGTTAACAAAGACCAACTTGATGAAAGCATAGAAAAAATTTCTAAAGATATTGAAACAGCGAGTGCTGCAGCAGTTCTTTATGATAAAAGTGAAGATGGGGTCGTTAATTATAATAGTGTGACTTTAGGTGGTGATAAGACTACGGCACCAGTTGCTCTCCATAATGTACAAGCTGGTACAATTGCTAAAAATTCGTATGATGCGATCAATGGCAGTCAGATTAATAAAATATCTGAAGATGTAGCGGCCATTTTTGGTGGTGATGCAGAATTTAGCGACGGTATCTTGTTTGGTCCGCACTATCATTTGTTAAAAATTTCTGAGGATGGGACATCAGAAACTCTTGACGCTTATGATGTTGGTTCGGCTTTGTCAGGGCTTAATAATAATGTCAAAAATGTAAATAATCGTCTGACAAATGTCACCAATGAATTCAATCAGAAAATTGATGGTATTTCTAAAGATGCTTTACTTTGGAGTGAAGATGAACAGGCATTTGTTGCACTTCACAAAAAAGACGGAGAGAAGACGAAGAGCAAGCTTAAATTCCTTTTGGATGGAGATATTGCTGAGGATTCAACAGATGCCATTACGGGTAATCAACTCTATCTTATGAGCAACCAATTGGCTGCCTATTTTGGTGGTGGTGCTAAATATGAGAATGGTACATGGACAGCACCAAGTTTTAAGATTTCTCAAATTGATGCTGATGGAGCTGTTAAAGAGCAAACACATCATAATGTTGCAGATGCTTTGGGTGATCTTAATGGCGGTATGGTCAACATCAATAACCGGATTGATGAAATTAAGGACAAAGTTACTTCGGATGTGATACATTGGAATAAGGATGAAAATGCTTATGATGCTAGTCATGATGGTCAACCAGGTAAGATTATCAATGTAGCCGATGGTAAGATTGCACAAGGCTCGAAAGATGCGGTCAATGGTGGGCAACTTTGGGAGACCAATGAACGTATTGACGGTGTTGAAAAACATATGAATCATATTGAAAACAGAGTTGATAATATTTCCACTACAGTTACGAATATTGGTGAAACGGTTAACAATATTGACAATAAAGTTGATCACATCGATAATAAGGTTAACGATCTTGTTGATGGAGTTGTTCTCTATGACAGAGATGAAAATGGCAAAAAAAACAATAAAGTCACTTTGGTAGGTGGCAATGAGAGTGAACCTGTTACGATTGATAATGTTGCGGATGGTCGCATTGAGAAAGGTTCGAAAGAAGCGATTAATGGTGGACAATTGCATGATTACACTAAAGAACAAATGAAAATCATTCTTGATCAATCAAAGAACTATACAGATCAACGCGTAAATAATATTGTTATAGATGCTATTGATGATGCTGTTGAACGTGCGAACAATTACACCAACATGAAGTTTGAGGCTTTAAACTATAGCATTGAAAATGTTCGTAAAGAGGCAAGACAAGCGGCAGCTATTGGGTTGGCAGTGTCTAATTTACGCTACAATGATACACCTGGAAAATTAAGTGTTGCATTTGGTAGCGGTTTGTGGCGGAGCCAATCAGCCTTTGCTTTTGGTGCTGGTTATACGTCTGAAAAAGGAAACATTCGTTCTAATTTATCGGTAACGAGTTCAGGTGGGCATTGGGGTATCGGTGCAGGATTTAACATGACACTGAACTGA